The following are encoded in a window of Rissa tridactyla isolate bRisTri1 chromosome 3, bRisTri1.patW.cur.20221130, whole genome shotgun sequence genomic DNA:
- the CST7 gene encoding cystatin-F → MAVKFTCSLTALCCLAFWSFTRTSDATYVPPPHSTTKPGFPVPMNTDNPGVRKAARFGVYRYNNSSNDLFLFKESQITKAMVQIVRGLKYMLHVEIRRTVCEKREHSNLDSCHFQKKKSLQQILRCYFEVWITPWLHKASVPTAVCD, encoded by the exons ATGGCGGTGAAGTTCACCTGCAGCCTCACCGCACTTTGCTGTTTAGCATTCTGGAGCTTCACCAGGACTTCAGATG CTACGTATGTACCACCACCTCATTCGACCACGAAACCTGGCTTCCCTGTCCCGATGAACACGGACAATCCTGGTGTTCGCAAGGCAGCTCGCTTTGGGGTTTACAGATACAACAACAGTTCCAATGACCTCTTTCTGTTTAAGGAATCACAAATAACCAAAGCCATGGTACAG ATTGTCAGAGGGCTGAAATACATGCTCCACGTTGAAATCAGACGCACCGTGTGTGAGAAGAGGGAGCACTCCAACCTGGACAGCTGtcacttccagaagaaaaaaagcctgcaacAG ATACTGAGGTGCTATTTTGAGGTCTGGATAACGCCTTGGTTACATAAAGCATCTGTCCCCACTGCTGTCTGTGACTGA